The following coding sequences lie in one Leucobacter allii genomic window:
- a CDS encoding branched-chain amino acid ABC transporter substrate-binding protein, with protein MKRSSGLAALAIVSGSALLALSACSSSGGEGDGGAGSIPLGYTATLSGDFASYGLEMREGIDLAIEEINADGGVLDRELTIESIDDEGKPANGPVVAQELCDNAEIPAVLGFSFSSVALSGLPIYTQCGLPIVASAVTSPELSGASEIFFRTVFTDAYQGAEAAKFFSEHRDVSKIAVLYQQDDYGKGVADAFSEAFTEAGGEVTSSQAYQLGTVNFGSTVESALQSGAEAVFIAGFYTEASKIVTQVRASGSEVPIFVSDGANSPLFTELAGGDAEGVELYAAFSASDTRPEAKAFVDAFTAKYDKEPSNWAALAYDATHVVADAIESAGSTDRAAVAEAIRGTDGFAGATGTIAFDDDGNRVGELTFQRVEDGKFVVITE; from the coding sequence ATGAAGAGAAGCAGCGGCCTCGCGGCCCTGGCGATCGTGTCGGGCTCGGCCCTCCTCGCCCTCAGCGCGTGCTCGTCGAGCGGCGGCGAGGGCGACGGCGGGGCGGGGTCGATCCCGCTCGGCTACACGGCGACGCTCTCCGGCGACTTCGCGAGCTACGGCCTCGAGATGCGCGAGGGGATCGACCTCGCGATCGAGGAGATCAACGCCGACGGCGGGGTGCTCGATCGCGAGCTCACCATCGAGAGCATCGACGACGAGGGCAAGCCCGCCAACGGGCCGGTCGTCGCCCAGGAGCTGTGCGACAACGCGGAGATCCCTGCGGTGCTCGGGTTCAGCTTCTCTAGCGTCGCCCTGTCCGGGCTCCCGATCTACACGCAGTGCGGGCTGCCGATCGTCGCGTCGGCGGTGACCTCGCCCGAGCTCAGCGGTGCGAGCGAGATCTTCTTCCGCACGGTCTTCACGGACGCCTACCAGGGCGCGGAGGCGGCGAAGTTCTTCTCCGAGCACCGGGACGTCTCGAAGATCGCCGTGCTCTACCAGCAGGACGACTACGGCAAGGGCGTCGCCGACGCGTTCTCCGAGGCGTTCACGGAGGCCGGCGGAGAGGTCACCAGTTCGCAGGCCTACCAGCTCGGCACGGTGAACTTCGGCAGCACCGTCGAGTCGGCGCTGCAGAGCGGCGCGGAGGCCGTGTTCATCGCGGGCTTCTACACGGAGGCGAGCAAGATCGTCACCCAGGTGCGAGCATCCGGATCCGAGGTCCCGATCTTCGTCTCCGACGGCGCGAACAGCCCGCTGTTCACCGAGCTCGCGGGCGGCGATGCCGAGGGCGTCGAGCTCTACGCGGCGTTCTCCGCGAGCGACACCCGCCCCGAGGCGAAGGCCTTCGTCGACGCCTTCACGGCGAAGTACGACAAGGAGCCGAGCAACTGGGCGGCCCTCGCGTACGACGCGACCCACGTGGTCGCGGACGCCATCGAGTCCGCCGGCAGCACGGATCGCGCCGCCGTCGCCGAGGCGATCCGGGGAACCGACGGCTTCGCCGGCGCCACGGGCACCATCGCCTTCGACGACGACGGCAATCGGGTGGGCGAGCTCACCTTCCAGCGCGTCGAAGACGGCAAGTTCGTCGTGATCACCGAGTGA
- a CDS encoding RidA family protein, with the protein MSVSFEARVAELGLDIPDYTSGGYHGTYYGTMKAFHKTGNLLFLSGHVEDELGKNGQPIHPGRLGAEVTVEQGYEAARRTALNCLGTMRLALGSLDRVKCLVNSLNFVVAAPDFVDVNLVSCGATDLFRDVFGEEAGLGGRATIGVTSLAANHCFENWMTIETVD; encoded by the coding sequence GTGTCTGTATCTTTTGAAGCGCGCGTTGCCGAACTCGGTCTCGACATCCCCGATTACACGAGCGGCGGCTACCACGGCACGTACTACGGCACGATGAAGGCGTTCCACAAGACGGGGAACCTGCTCTTCCTGTCCGGCCACGTCGAGGACGAGCTCGGCAAGAACGGTCAGCCGATCCACCCCGGCCGCCTCGGCGCCGAGGTCACGGTCGAGCAGGGCTACGAGGCGGCGCGGCGCACGGCGCTCAACTGCCTCGGCACGATGCGGCTCGCGCTCGGCTCGCTGGATCGCGTGAAGTGCCTCGTCAACTCGCTGAACTTCGTGGTCGCGGCCCCCGACTTCGTCGACGTCAACCTCGTCTCCTGCGGGGCGACGGACCTGTTCCGCGACGTCTTCGGCGAGGAGGCCGGCCTCGGCGGCCGCGCGACGATCGGCGTGACCTCCCTCGCGGCGAACCACTGCTTCGAGAACTGGATGACCATCGAGACGGTCGACTGA
- the pyrE gene encoding orotate phosphoribosyltransferase translates to MTTAREQLIDLITSEAVFHGDFTLTSGKKATYYIDLRKLSLDHRAAPLIGQVMLDLIEDVDGVVAVGGLTMGADPIASAIMHQGVARGRVYDSFVVRKEPKDHGRGRQVEGPDLEGKRVIVVEDTSTTGGSPLKAIEALEKVGAIVAGVAVVVDRRAPAKERIEAAGYEYRYAIGLDDLGLDPQ, encoded by the coding sequence ATGACCACTGCGCGCGAACAGCTCATCGACCTCATCACGAGCGAGGCCGTCTTCCACGGCGACTTCACCCTCACGAGCGGCAAGAAGGCGACGTACTACATCGATCTGCGCAAGCTCTCCCTCGACCATCGCGCCGCGCCGCTCATCGGCCAGGTCATGCTCGACCTCATCGAGGACGTCGACGGCGTGGTCGCGGTCGGCGGCCTCACGATGGGCGCCGACCCGATCGCCTCCGCGATCATGCACCAGGGCGTCGCGCGCGGCCGCGTCTACGATTCCTTCGTCGTGCGCAAGGAGCCGAAGGACCACGGGCGCGGCCGCCAGGTCGAGGGTCCCGATCTCGAGGGCAAGCGCGTGATCGTGGTCGAGGACACGTCGACGACGGGCGGCTCGCCGCTCAAGGCCATCGAGGCGCTCGAGAAGGTGGGCGCCATCGTCGCCGGCGTCGCCGTCGTGGTGGATCGCCGGGCCCCGGCCAAGGAGCGCATCGAGGCCGCCGGCTACGAGTACCGCTACGCCATCGGCCTCGACGACCTGGGCCTCGACCCCCAGTAG